A part of Paludisphaera rhizosphaerae genomic DNA contains:
- a CDS encoding SMI1/KNR4 family protein: MIWEKWPLRWQRAISACESLGGNSMRLRIGPPVTPWDVEDAERELGRSIPQDFKDVLLGFSGDVEFFWFLPQGRKPPASLSGVFSGVCEWALADLVRINREVAWLAENCFTDYEHERRSWANKFAFQSIANGDFLAIDITESGSQPVVYLSHELGWGHGYRLGPSFGEFIENWTRLGCPCDDIFPVFVPEPSGYLEPGSARAREWCEWFGLPDPTTV, from the coding sequence ATGATCTGGGAAAAATGGCCTTTGCGCTGGCAGAGGGCCATATCCGCGTGCGAGTCTCTCGGCGGGAACAGCATGCGGCTGCGAATCGGTCCGCCCGTGACGCCGTGGGACGTGGAAGACGCCGAGCGTGAGTTGGGGCGGTCGATTCCGCAGGATTTCAAGGACGTCCTGCTCGGCTTTTCAGGCGATGTCGAGTTCTTCTGGTTCCTGCCGCAAGGTCGGAAGCCGCCAGCCTCTCTATCTGGGGTCTTCTCCGGAGTGTGCGAATGGGCGCTCGCGGATCTGGTGCGGATCAACCGGGAAGTTGCCTGGCTCGCCGAGAATTGCTTCACCGATTACGAGCATGAACGACGGTCATGGGCGAACAAGTTCGCGTTCCAATCCATCGCCAACGGTGATTTTCTGGCGATCGACATCACCGAATCCGGCTCCCAACCTGTAGTCTATCTCAGCCATGAACTTGGCTGGGGCCATGGCTACAGACTGGGCCCGAGTTTTGGCGAGTTCATCGAGAACTGGACGCGTCTTGGATGCCCATGCGACGATATTTTCCCCGTCTTTGTGCCTGAGCCGTCGGGCTATCTTGAACCAGGCTCCGCACGAGCCAGAGAATGGTGCGAGTGGTTTGGCCTTCCCGACCCGACCACGGTCTGA
- a CDS encoding YiiX/YebB-like N1pC/P60 family cysteine hydrolase, whose protein sequence is MGTRRDDEEGGFAMLWFYCLMAGLGMAHNDASEATDWMKPASFKGNFWGPAATRARETGELPPLPTNPKLTQWAAWGKTVLKDGDVVFRLGDAKALGGVFPLSRFIAAATDSRFSHTGIVAIENGIPVVYDASSDGVQRQPFEVWMLDCIGSFGVKRPRAEVQKSIPAVLDFCRAKFEQQTPFDFEFNPDDAAFYCVELTEKAFRSQGLKLSEPVKIGDWDRLEKYPMTALSTPMVTRSFLERPITMEQPVFVPGNDRQGVWSSPLLQTIFDGEAAKLTEAAPANDLHLIGHALLTFRAKVNEAAMKFGPYGKTSEKP, encoded by the coding sequence ATGGGAACGAGACGAGACGACGAAGAGGGGGGATTCGCCATGTTGTGGTTCTACTGCCTGATGGCCGGCCTGGGGATGGCTCACAACGACGCGTCGGAAGCGACCGACTGGATGAAGCCCGCGAGCTTCAAGGGGAACTTCTGGGGGCCGGCCGCGACCCGGGCCCGCGAAACCGGCGAACTGCCGCCGTTGCCGACGAACCCGAAGCTGACTCAGTGGGCGGCCTGGGGCAAGACGGTCCTGAAGGACGGCGACGTGGTCTTCCGCCTCGGCGACGCCAAGGCTCTCGGCGGCGTCTTCCCGCTCAGCCGGTTCATCGCCGCGGCCACCGACAGCCGGTTCTCGCACACGGGGATCGTCGCGATTGAGAACGGGATTCCCGTGGTCTACGACGCTTCCTCCGACGGCGTCCAGCGCCAGCCGTTCGAGGTCTGGATGCTCGACTGCATCGGCTCCTTCGGCGTCAAGCGGCCCCGGGCGGAGGTTCAGAAGAGCATCCCGGCGGTCCTGGACTTCTGCCGGGCGAAGTTCGAGCAGCAGACCCCCTTCGACTTCGAGTTCAACCCGGACGACGCCGCCTTCTACTGCGTCGAGTTGACCGAGAAGGCGTTCCGCTCTCAGGGCCTGAAGCTCTCCGAGCCCGTCAAGATCGGCGACTGGGACCGCCTGGAGAAGTACCCGATGACGGCCCTCTCCACCCCGATGGTCACCAGGAGCTTCCTGGAACGGCCGATCACCATGGAACAGCCGGTCTTCGTCCCCGGCAACGACCGCCAGGGCGTCTGGTCCTCCCCCCTGCTCCAGACCATCTTCGACGGCGAGGCCGCCAAGCTCACCGAAGCCGCCCCCGCCAACGACCTGCACCTCATCGGCCACGCCCTGCTAACCTTCCGAGCCAAGGTCAACGAAGCCGCCATGAAGTTCGGCCCCTACGGCAAGACCTCCGAGAAGCCCTGA
- a CDS encoding helix-turn-helix domain-containing protein, with translation MNKYDGLTPLGAEMAADMDAFLEALEAGEPIGRKFTVRTLKLELEPREYAPEDVKAVRRKLGASQPLLAKFLGVSVKTLRAWEQGLHPVPAIAARFLDEIQAAPEIWTRRIEAAAK, from the coding sequence ATGAACAAGTACGACGGGTTGACGCCCCTCGGGGCCGAGATGGCCGCCGACATGGACGCCTTCCTGGAGGCGCTCGAGGCCGGCGAGCCGATCGGGAGGAAGTTCACGGTGCGTACCCTGAAGCTCGAGCTTGAGCCTCGGGAATACGCGCCGGAAGATGTGAAGGCGGTGCGCCGCAAGCTCGGCGCGAGTCAACCCCTTCTCGCGAAGTTCCTCGGCGTCAGCGTCAAGACGCTCCGGGCCTGGGAACAGGGCTTGCACCCCGTCCCAGCGATTGCGGCTCGTTTTCTCGACGAAATCCAGGCCGCTCCCGAAATCTGGACGCGTCGGATCGAGGCGGCGGCCAAGTAA